A region from the Chrysoperla carnea chromosome 4, inChrCarn1.1, whole genome shotgun sequence genome encodes:
- the LOC123299313 gene encoding zinc finger protein 675-like isoform X1 gives MDIKCVLMSDFEKVCRICMKFVKTFLQINSFKIIDMITTCASVQIWENDGLPNQICNECFLQLQNTINFKQLCENSDHAFRQIIEQNKNNLWNNQNDLENLKNEELCSISYPVYVKEESDVENVANQDKDDSKKSQNNNEEMVEIKKEDKSELNRKSTRKKAISQKLEEESDEYENINDENDSNYDSENEKLSTLREQQSLVNDYIKCEKCPRSFKKVGALGFHMKRTHNVEGIKCGRCSVVCYHSLHLRAHEKTHNRCRICYSSFSTRKKLTQHKTIHEKSMQCDTCDEKFQTQQDLQKHMRKIHPKRMLSKEKARTKYNKQDANCEICGKSVRRRNLSLHLLTHTEHAENLKVKLNVNCEVCGKSIRRHHLRTHMLTHRELNNLTCRYCAKVFTTPEALTEHEQVSHKKYLCDHCGKRFRSNQLKKHLITHTEERPFACDKCDKTYRTNWQLKEHVSRVHLNERNFVCTFCSQAFFDKKILAAHVRRHTGEKPFKCSMCEKAFIQQSTLKVHMKTHANFI, from the exons atggacataaaatgtgttttaatgtctgattttgaaaaagtttgtcgtatttgtatgaaattcgtcaaaacatttttacaaattaattcgtttaaaataattgatatgataACGACATGTGCTTCTGTACag ATTTGGGAAAATGATGGATTACCAAATCAAATATGTAACGAATGTTTTCTTCAGTTACAAAATACCATTAATTTTAAACAGCTATGTGAAAATTCAGATCACGCATTTCGCCAAATCatcgaacaaaacaaaaataatttatggaatAACCAAAATGATttggaaaacttgaaaaatgaaGAATTATGCAGTATTAGTTATCCAGTGTACGTCAAAGAAGAGAGTGATGTTGAAAATGTTGCCAATCAAGATAAGGATGATTCCAAGAAATCACAAAACAACAATGAAGAaatggtggaaattaaaaaagaagataaatcaGAATTGAACAGAAAAAGTACAAGAAAGAAAGCAATTTCACAGAAACTCGAAGAGGAAAGTGatgaatatgaaaatataaatgacGAAAATGATTCTAATTATGACAGTGAGAATGAAAAGCTATCGACTTTAAGAGAACAGCAGTCACTGGTAAATGACTACATTAAGTGTGAAAAATGTCCcagatcatttaaaaaagtaggTGCTCTTGGTTTTCATATGAAAAGGACACATAATGTAGAAGGTATTAAATGTGGACGTTGTTCGGTAGTTTGTTACCATTCTTTACATTTACGTGCTCATGAAAAGACGCATAATAGATGTCGCATTTGCTATTCATCGTTTTCCAcgcgaaaaaaattaacacaacaTAAAACAATCCATGAAAAATCTATGCAATGTGATACTTGTGATGAAAAATTTCAGACACAGCaagatttacaaaaacatatgCGTAAAATCCATCCAAAAAGGATGCTCTCAAAGGAAAAAGCAAGAACGAAGTACAACAAACAGGACGCTAATTGTGAGATTTGTGGTAAATCAGTACGTCGACGTAATCTAAGCTTGCATTTGCTAACACACACTGAACACGCAGagaatttaaaagttaaactaAACGTTAATTGCGAGGTTTGTGGTAAATCCATACGACGACACCATCTACGAACGCATATGTTAACACACAGAGAACTTAATAATCTAACTTGTCGATATTGTGCAAAAGTATTTACAACACCAGAAGCACTTACGGAACATGAGCAAGTTTCTCACAAGAAATATTTGTGTGATCATTGTGGAAAAAGGTTTCGTTCTAATCAACTGAAAAAGCATTTAATAACGCACACCGAGGAACGTCCTTTTGCTTGTGATAAATGCGATAAAACCTATCGAACAAATTGGCAATTAAAAGAACATGTATCGCGTGTTCATTTGAACGAGCGTAATTTTGTTTGTACATTCTGTTCGCAAGCTTTTTTCGATAAGAAAATCTTA
- the LOC123299315 gene encoding zinc finger protein 84-like — protein sequence MEMQCVLVSDFERVCRICMKFGHTFLPINSFKIIDMIIACASIQIWENDGLPNQVCNECFLQLQNTINFKQLCENSDNAFRQIIEQSKSSLWNNQNNLGNVKNEELDSVNYPVYIKEENDDETVQNKDDDNINLTQNNIGEMVEIKKEDKSELSRKRTRKKNIQYKYEEESDGYENLNDDDNDSNYDSENEKLSDLKEQLPQISEYECETCSKTFKKVDALGWHMKRTHNAKGVKCGRCSVVCYHSLHLRAHEKKHNKCRICNTSFSTRKKLVEHKLIQHKMTQEKRLKCEKCEETFQTKKILQKHVRKMHPKVKPPKAKRVDKARLQDVSCEVCGRTVRRRNLRSHMLTHRERDNLNCRYCAKVFTKPEELKDHMEVSHKKCVCDHCGLRLRSNQLKKHLLTHTKERPHACDKCDKTYRNGYELKSHISRVHLNERNFVCTFCSQAFFDKKILLNHVRRHTGEKPYKCQICEKAFIQSSALNVHMKMHANYI from the exons ATGGAAATGCAGTGTGTTTTAGTGTCTGATTTTGAGAGAGTTTGTCGCATTTGTATGAAATTTGGTCACACATTTTTGCCaatcaattcatttaaaataattgatatgataATAGCATGTGCTTCTATACAG ATTTGGGAAAATGATGGTTTACCAAATCAAGTATGCAACGAATGTTTTCTTCAATTACAAAATaccattaattttaaacaattgtgtGAAAACTCAGACAACGCATTTCGTCAAATTATTGAACAGAGTAAAAGCAGTTTATggaacaatcaaaataatttggGCAACGTGAAAAATGAAGAATTAGATAGTGTTAATTACCCAGTTTATATTAAAGAAGAGAATGATGATGAAACTGTTCAAAATAAAGATGATGATAACATAAACTTAACGCAGAACAACATTGGAGAAATGGTGGAGATTAAAAAGGAGGACAAATCAGAACTTAGTCGAAAAAGAACTaggaaaaaaaacattcaatataAATACGAAGAAGAAAGTGAtggttatgaaaatttaaatgacgACGATAATGATTCTAATTATGACAGTGAAAATGAAAAGTTATCGGATTTAAAAGAACAACTACCTCAGATAAGTGAATACGAATGTGAAACATGTTCtaagacatttaaaaaagtCGATGCACTTGGTTGGCATATGAAAAGAACGCATAATGCAAAAGGTGTTAAATGTGGACGATGTTCAGTAGTTTGTTACCATTCGTTACATTTACGTGCCcatgaaaaaaaacataacaagtGTCGTATTTGTAATACATCGTTTTCAACACGAAAAAAATTAGTAGAACATAAATTAATACAACATAAAATGACTCAAGAAAAACGTTTGAAATGTGAAAAGTGTGAGGAAACATTTCAAacgaagaaaattttacaaaaacacgTTCGTAAAATGCATCCAAAAGTGAAGCCTCCAAAAGCGAAAAGAGTGGATAAGGCTAGACTACAGGATGTAAGTTGTGAGGTTTGTGGAAGAACTGTTCGTCGACGAAATCTACGCTCGCATATGTTAACGCACAGAGAACGTGATAATCTAAATTGTCGGTATTGTGCAAAAGTATTTACAAAACCAGAAGAACTGAAGGATCATATGGAAGTTTCACACAAGAAATGTGTATGCGATCATTGTGGACTTAGGTTGCGTTCCaatcaacttaaaaaacatttattaacgCACACCAAAGAACGTCCTCATGCTTGTGATAAATGCGATAAAACTTATCGTAATGGTTATGAATTAAAATCGCACATATCACGTGTTCATTTGAATGAACGTAATTTTGTTTGTACGTTCTGTTCGCAAGCATTCTTTGATAAGAAAATCTTATTGAATCATGTAAGACgacatactggtgaaaaaccatacAAATGTCAAATATGCGAAAAGGCGTTTATACAAAGTAGTGCTTTAAATGTTCACATGAAGATGCatgcaaattatatataa
- the LOC123299316 gene encoding zinc finger protein 91-like, with the protein MDVKYVLVSDFEKVCRICMKFDKTFLSINSFQIIDMIIACASVQIWENDDLPNQICDGCFLQLQNTINFKQLCENSDVAFRQIIEQSKNKIWNNQNELDNVKKEDAESLNFPVYVKEENDDENVINLSKDDTKKSKPDNIEEKSEIKNESKSELNKTRTRKKIIQYQFDEESNGFDDVKDENDADYDSESESEKPNSGEQSHVNNYKYNCETCTKSFKKVDALGWHMKNIHNAEGLQCGSCSLIFYHSLHLNAHEKSHNQCSICNLSFLTRRKLNTHILTHKNTLKCDSCEEKFRKQRDLKKHMRKMHPKMKQPRKRSQYEKQDVSCELCGKIVRRRNLSKHMLSHRERNNLNCRYCEKAFLSPEALKEHMEVAHKKCVCDHCGLRLRPNQLKTHLLTHTKERPHACDRCDKTYSQKCQLKQHISRIHLNERKFVCTFCSQAFFDKKCLLNHVRRHTGEKPFKCQMCEKRFIQKVALDVHMKTHTNSI; encoded by the exons ATGGATGTGAAATATGTTTTAGTTTCTGATTTTGAGAAAGTTTGTcgtatttgtatgaaatttgaCAAAACTTTCTTGTCAATAAACTCGTTTCAAATAATTGATATGATAATAGCATGTGCTTCTGTACAG ATTTGGGAAAATGATGATCTACCAAATCAAATATGTGATGGATGCTTTCTTCAATTACAAAATACCATTAATTTTAAACAGCTATGTGAAAATTCAGATGTTGCATTTCGTCAAATTATTGAACAGAGTAAGAACAAAATATGgaataatcaaaatgaattgGACAACGTAAAAAAAGAAGATGCGGAAAGTCTTAATTTTCCTGTTTACGTCAAAGAAGAAAATGATGATGAAAACGTTATAAATCTGAGCAAGGATGATACAAAAAAGTCCAAACCAGACAATATTGAAGAAAAGTCGGAGATTAAAAACGAAAGTAAGTCagaattgaataaaacaagGACTAGgaagaaaattattcaatatcaaTTTGATGAAGAAAGTAATGGATTTGATGATGTAAAAGACGAAAATGATGCCGATTATGATAGTGAAAGTGAAAGTGAAAAGCCCAATTCAGGAGAACAATCACATGTGaataattacaaatacaatTGTGAAACATGtactaaatcatttaaaaaagtcgATGCACTTGGTTGGCacatgaaaaatattcataacgCAGAAGGTTTGCAATGTGGAAGTTGTTCTCTAATTTTTTACCATTCGTTACATTTAAATGCCCATGAAAAATCACATAACCAGTGTAGTATTTGTAATTTATCGTTTTTAACACGAAGAAAATTAAACACACACATATTAACGCATAAAAATACGTTAAAATGTGATTCATGTGAGGAAAAATTTCGTAAACAGCGTGATTTGAAAAAGCACATGCGTAAAATGCATCCGAAAATGAAACAACCAAGAAAGAGATCCCAGTACGAGAAACAAGATGTAAGTTGTGAGCTTTGTGGTAAAATCGTACGTCGACGTAACTTATCCAAACATATGTTATCACACAGAGAACGTAATAATCTTAATTGTCGGTATTgtgaaaaagcatttttatcaCCTGAAGCACTTAAGGAGCACATGGAAGTTGCCCACAAGAAATGTGTATGCGATCATTGTGGTCTTAGGCTACGTCCTAATcaattaaaaacacatttattaaCGCACACAAAAGAGCGTCCTCATGCTTGTGATCGATGCGATAAGACTTACAGTCAAAAATGCCAATTGAAACAGCATATATCACGTATTCATTTGAATGAACGGAAATTTGTTTGTACGTTCTGTTCACaggcattttttgataagaaatgtTTATTGAATCATGTAAGACgacatactggtgaaaaaccatttaaatgtcaaatgtgtGAAAAAAGATTTATACAAAAAGTTGCTTTAGATGTTCACATGAAAACGCATACGAATTCCATTTAA